From one Rhodovulum sp. ES.010 genomic stretch:
- a CDS encoding transporter associated domain-containing protein, giving the protein MGDETDGSSSAAQGALETDNLESRGILGRLVAAIRPATTDVPDEDGPDGAVANGGRVHLTLGIGNLSRMRVEDVAIPKAEIEAVPLDLDKDELVRVFRETGMTRLPVYDGTLDTPVGLIHLKDFALRHGFNGGGAAFAMKDMVRPLLYAPPSMPIGVLLQKMQSQRMHMALVIDEYGGVDGLVTIEDLIEQVVGEIEDEHDIDEGALWTVEKPGVYLAQARAPLDAFEDEIGLRLVEGEDEEEVDTLGGLVFMMIGRVPTRGEVIRHEAGAEFEVIDADPRRIKRLRVRVPAAEGA; this is encoded by the coding sequence ATGGGCGACGAGACCGACGGGTCGTCTAGCGCCGCGCAGGGCGCGCTGGAGACCGACAATCTGGAGAGCCGCGGCATCCTGGGCCGGCTCGTGGCGGCGATAAGGCCGGCGACCACCGACGTTCCCGACGAGGACGGACCCGACGGCGCGGTCGCAAATGGCGGGCGCGTGCACCTGACCCTTGGAATCGGCAACCTCAGCCGCATGCGGGTCGAGGACGTGGCCATCCCGAAGGCCGAGATCGAGGCGGTGCCGCTCGACCTCGACAAGGACGAACTGGTCCGGGTGTTCCGCGAAACGGGCATGACCCGGCTGCCGGTCTATGACGGCACGCTGGACACGCCGGTGGGCCTGATCCACCTGAAGGATTTCGCGCTGCGCCACGGGTTCAACGGCGGCGGCGCGGCCTTCGCCATGAAGGACATGGTGCGGCCGCTGCTCTATGCGCCGCCGTCGATGCCGATCGGCGTTCTTCTGCAGAAGATGCAGTCCCAGCGGATGCACATGGCGCTGGTGATCGACGAATACGGCGGTGTCGACGGGCTGGTGACGATCGAGGACCTGATCGAACAGGTCGTGGGCGAGATCGAGGACGAGCACGATATCGACGAGGGCGCGCTCTGGACCGTCGAGAAGCCCGGGGTCTACCTCGCCCAGGCGCGCGCACCGCTCGATGCGTTCGAGGACGAGATCGGCCTGCGGCTGGTCGAGGGCGAGGACGAGGAAGAGGTCGACACGCTGGGCGGCCTCGTCTTCATGATGATCGGCCGGGTGCCGACCCGCGGCGAGGTGATCCGCCACGAGGCCGGTGCCGAGTTCGAGGTGATCGACGCGGACCCGCGCCGGATCAAGCGCCTCCGGGTGCGCGTGCCCGCGGCGGAGGGCGCCTGA
- the pth gene encoding aminoacyl-tRNA hydrolase, giving the protein MRLFVGLGNPGPKYTGNRHNIGFMAVDRIAADHGFAPWRAKFQGQVADGRLGTEKVILLKPETYMNRSGDSVQAAVQFYKLATGDVTVFHDELDLAPGKCRVKQGGGHAGHNGLRSIQTHLGPDFQRVRLGIGHPGHKDRVSPYVLSDFAKADSDWLDDLMRGISDGAPELARGDSARFLNAVALRVAPPRSSGGPRAEADPAKAARAEPPAPQEDPRSPLQKLVHRFR; this is encoded by the coding sequence ATGCGGCTTTTCGTGGGGCTCGGCAATCCGGGTCCGAAATACACGGGCAACCGGCACAATATCGGGTTCATGGCGGTGGACCGGATCGCCGCCGATCACGGCTTCGCCCCCTGGCGCGCGAAGTTCCAGGGCCAGGTCGCGGACGGGCGGCTCGGCACCGAAAAGGTGATCCTGCTCAAGCCCGAGACCTACATGAACCGCTCCGGCGATTCGGTGCAGGCGGCGGTGCAGTTCTACAAGCTCGCCACCGGGGACGTGACCGTGTTCCATGACGAGCTGGACCTCGCGCCCGGTAAGTGCCGGGTCAAGCAGGGGGGCGGGCATGCCGGGCATAACGGGCTGCGCTCGATCCAGACGCATCTCGGTCCCGACTTTCAGCGGGTGCGCCTGGGCATTGGCCACCCGGGGCACAAGGACCGCGTTTCCCCCTACGTCCTCAGCGATTTCGCCAAGGCCGACAGCGACTGGCTCGACGACCTGATGCGCGGCATCTCGGACGGCGCGCCGGAGCTTGCGCGCGGCGACAGCGCGCGGTTCCTGAACGCGGTCGCCCTGCGGGTGGCGCCGCCGCGCAGTTCGGGGGGCCCGCGCGCAGAGGCCGATCCCGCCAAGGCCGCCCGCGCTGAACCGCCCGCCCCGCAGGAGGACCCCCGCTCGCCCCTGCAGAAACTCGTCCACCGATTCCGATAG
- a CDS encoding 50S ribosomal protein L25/general stress protein Ctc: MAGEIPDLHATVRTGTGKGAARQSRRDHLVPGIVYGGGIDPQPIDIKYNELFKRLKDGRFLSTLFNLKVEGQDDVRVICRGVQRDVVKDLPIHVDLMRLKRTSRINLFIPVEFINEDTAPGIKRGGVLTVVRPEVELVVTAGDIPEKITVDLSGLDIGDIVHISDVTLPAGARPTITDRDFVIANISAPSGLRSAEDEGEEGEDVTEENGED, encoded by the coding sequence ATGGCTGGCGAGATCCCTGATCTTCACGCCACGGTACGGACGGGGACAGGCAAGGGGGCCGCCCGTCAGTCGCGCCGCGACCATCTCGTACCGGGCATCGTCTATGGCGGCGGCATCGACCCGCAGCCGATCGACATCAAGTATAACGAACTCTTCAAGCGCCTGAAGGACGGCCGCTTCCTGTCCACCCTGTTCAACCTCAAGGTCGAGGGGCAGGACGACGTGCGGGTCATCTGCCGCGGCGTGCAGCGCGACGTGGTCAAGGACCTGCCGATCCATGTCGACCTGATGCGGCTGAAGCGGACCTCGCGGATCAACCTGTTCATCCCGGTGGAGTTCATCAACGAGGACACGGCCCCCGGGATCAAGCGTGGCGGCGTGCTGACCGTCGTGCGCCCCGAGGTTGAATTGGTGGTTACCGCGGGCGACATCCCCGAGAAGATCACCGTGGACCTGTCGGGCCTCGATATCGGCGACATCGTGCACATCTCGGACGTGACGCTGCCCGCAGGCGCGCGGCCGACGATCACCGACCGCGACTTCGTGATCGCCAACATCTCGGCGCCGTCCGGCCTGCGTTCGGCCGAAGACGAAGGCGAGGAAGGCGAAGACGTCACTGAAGAGAACGGCGAGGACTGA
- the ybeY gene encoding rRNA maturation RNase YbeY encodes MIVEIVCEDPRWEAAGLEAVAGRAAEAALAYLGLDPDACEIAVLACDDARIAVLNAEFRGKPAPTNVLSWPAEELAPEEDGAAPLPPSPELPGMDIALGDIAIAYDTCAREAEAQGISFDAHVTHLVVHGCLHLLGYDHTRPQDAALMERREVEILAKLGVADPYG; translated from the coding sequence ATGATTGTGGAGATTGTCTGCGAGGACCCCCGGTGGGAAGCGGCCGGGCTTGAGGCCGTTGCCGGGCGCGCGGCGGAGGCGGCGCTTGCGTATCTGGGGCTCGACCCGGACGCGTGCGAGATCGCCGTGCTCGCCTGCGACGACGCGCGCATCGCCGTGCTCAACGCCGAGTTCCGCGGCAAGCCCGCCCCCACAAACGTGCTGTCCTGGCCCGCCGAGGAGCTTGCCCCGGAAGAGGACGGCGCGGCCCCGCTCCCGCCCTCGCCCGAACTGCCGGGCATGGACATCGCTCTCGGCGACATCGCGATCGCCTATGACACCTGTGCACGCGAGGCCGAGGCGCAGGGCATTTCCTTCGACGCCCATGTCACGCATCTCGTGGTCCATGGCTGTCTGCACCTGTTGGGTTACGACCACACCCGTCCGCAAGATGCCGCCCTCATGGAGCGGCGCGAGGTGGAAATACTTGCCAAACTCGGGGTGGCGGACCCATATGGCTGA
- a CDS encoding LapA family protein — translation MRAIRYLLLVLLAIVLVVVAMANGQVVTVHLLPQELATFTGLVQSAEVPLYVVGFGGILVGLLIGFFWEWLRESKHRATANQKRREAAKLKRELDRVKADKHKGEGRDEILALLDNGGKAG, via the coding sequence ATGCGTGCCATCCGCTACCTTCTTCTCGTCCTTCTGGCCATCGTTCTCGTCGTCGTCGCCATGGCGAACGGGCAGGTGGTCACCGTCCACCTCCTGCCCCAGGAACTCGCCACCTTCACGGGCCTGGTGCAATCGGCGGAGGTGCCGCTTTATGTCGTGGGCTTCGGGGGTATCCTCGTCGGCCTGCTGATCGGGTTCTTCTGGGAGTGGCTGCGCGAGAGCAAGCATCGCGCCACCGCCAATCAGAAGCGGCGCGAGGCGGCCAAGCTCAAGCGTGAACTCGACCGGGTGAAGGCCGACAAGCACAAGGGCGAAGGCCGCGACGAGATCCTCGCCTTGCTCGACAATGGCGGCAAGGCCGGCTGA
- the aroA gene encoding 3-phosphoshikimate 1-carboxyvinyltransferase, translated as MSAHGDPIPMTARRAGPLRGTAEVPGDKSISHRALILGALSVGETRISGLLEGQDVLDTGRAMRAFGAEVTHLGPGEWSVHGVGVGGFAEPEDVIDCGNSGTGVRLIMGAMATSPISATFTGDASLRKRPMGRVTDPLALFGAAAYGRAGGRLPMTVVGAAEPVPVRYAVPVPSAQVKSAVLLAGLNAPGETVVIEREATRDHTERMLAGFGADLRVEDTAEGRVIALTGQPELAPQTIAVPRDPSSAAFPVCAALIVEGSEVLVPGIGLNPTRAGLFTTLREMGADLTYENEREEGGEPVADLRARFSPDMKGIEVPAERAPSMIDEYPILSVVACFAEGVTTMRGVKELRVKESDRIAAMADGLTACGAKVETGEDWMAVHGTGPDGLPGGATCATHLDHRIAMSFLCAGMAARDFVTIDDAGPVATSFPVFEPLMERLGALFARAQA; from the coding sequence ATGTCCGCCCATGGCGACCCGATCCCGATGACCGCGCGCCGCGCCGGGCCGCTTCGAGGCACCGCCGAGGTGCCCGGCGACAAGTCGATCAGCCACCGCGCCCTGATCCTGGGCGCGCTTTCGGTGGGCGAGACGCGGATTTCCGGGCTGCTCGAAGGGCAGGACGTGCTCGACACGGGCCGGGCGATGCGGGCTTTCGGGGCTGAAGTCACGCATCTGGGCCCCGGCGAGTGGTCTGTCCATGGCGTGGGCGTCGGCGGGTTCGCCGAGCCCGAAGACGTGATCGATTGCGGCAATTCCGGCACCGGCGTGCGGCTGATCATGGGCGCGATGGCGACCTCGCCGATCAGCGCGACGTTCACGGGCGATGCGTCCCTCAGAAAACGCCCGATGGGGCGCGTGACCGACCCCCTGGCGCTGTTCGGGGCGGCGGCCTACGGGCGCGCCGGCGGGCGCTTGCCGATGACCGTTGTGGGCGCGGCGGAGCCCGTGCCGGTGCGCTACGCGGTGCCCGTGCCCTCGGCGCAGGTGAAATCGGCCGTGCTTCTGGCGGGGCTCAACGCGCCGGGCGAGACCGTGGTGATCGAGCGCGAGGCGACGCGCGACCATACCGAGCGGATGCTGGCGGGCTTCGGCGCGGACCTGCGGGTCGAGGACACCGCCGAGGGCCGCGTCATCGCCCTGACCGGCCAGCCGGAACTGGCCCCCCAGACCATCGCCGTGCCCCGCGATCCCAGCTCCGCCGCCTTCCCGGTCTGCGCGGCGCTGATCGTGGAAGGGTCCGAAGTGCTGGTGCCCGGCATCGGGCTGAACCCGACGCGGGCGGGGCTGTTCACCACGCTGCGAGAGATGGGGGCCGATCTGACGTACGAGAACGAACGCGAGGAGGGGGGCGAGCCGGTGGCCGACCTGCGCGCCCGGTTTTCTCCGGACATGAAGGGGATCGAGGTGCCGGCCGAACGCGCGCCCAGCATGATCGACGAATACCCGATCCTGTCGGTGGTGGCCTGTTTCGCCGAGGGCGTGACGACCATGCGCGGCGTCAAGGAATTGCGCGTCAAGGAAAGCGACCGGATCGCGGCGATGGCCGATGGGCTGACCGCCTGCGGCGCGAAGGTCGAGACGGGAGAGGACTGGATGGCGGTCCACGGGACGGGGCCGGACGGGCTGCCGGGGGGCGCCACCTGCGCCACCCATCTGGACCACCGGATCGCGATGTCGTTCCTCTGTGCCGGGATGGCCGCGCGCGATTTCGTCACCATCGACGACGCCGGGCCCGTCGCCACCTCGTTCCCGGTCTTCGAGCCGCTGATGGAGCGGCTCGGCGCCTTGTTCGCGAGGGCGCAGGCATGA
- a CDS encoding antibiotic biosynthesis monooxygenase gives MYLTMNRFKVKPGAEDAFEAVWKNRDSHLKSVPGFVAFHLLKGPERDGYRLYASHTFWESEDAFTAWTKSEAFRAAHKGAKGPSELYLEPPELEIFESVQELS, from the coding sequence ATGTATCTGACGATGAACCGGTTCAAGGTGAAGCCCGGAGCCGAGGACGCGTTCGAGGCGGTGTGGAAGAACCGCGACAGCCATCTGAAATCCGTGCCGGGGTTCGTCGCCTTTCATCTGCTGAAGGGCCCCGAGAGGGATGGGTATCGCCTCTACGCCTCGCACACGTTCTGGGAAAGCGAGGACGCCTTCACCGCCTGGACGAAATCCGAGGCGTTCCGGGCCGCTCACAAGGGGGCCAAGGGGCCGTCGGAGCTGTATCTCGAGCCGCCGGAGCTGGAGATTTTCGAGTCGGTGCAGGAACTGAGCTGA
- a CDS encoding DUF2237 family protein, giving the protein MPIPKAPSVNVLGGKLTPCSSAPLTGFYRNGCCDTGPDDAGSHTVCAVMTAEFLAYSKYVGNDLSTPRPEFGFPGLQPGDRWCLCASRFLQAHDEGCAPRVDMSATHKAATDIVPLEVLRQYAMT; this is encoded by the coding sequence ATGCCGATCCCGAAGGCCCCTTCCGTGAACGTCCTGGGCGGCAAGCTCACCCCGTGCTCGTCGGCGCCGCTGACCGGCTTTTACCGCAACGGCTGCTGCGACACCGGGCCGGACGACGCGGGGAGCCACACCGTCTGCGCGGTTATGACCGCCGAGTTTCTCGCCTACTCGAAGTATGTCGGCAACGACCTGTCGACCCCGCGCCCGGAATTCGGCTTTCCGGGGCTGCAGCCCGGCGACCGCTGGTGCCTCTGCGCAAGCCGCTTCCTGCAGGCGCATGACGAAGGCTGCGCGCCGCGCGTGGACATGTCCGCCACCCACAAGGCGGCAACCGACATCGTGCCGCTGGAAGTGTTGCGGCAATACGCGATGACCTGA
- a CDS encoding GFA family protein, with translation MAHKYVGGCEHVRTWSDGDPIDNHTCHCSVCKRVTGQPTTHVVFFKHGDLHGVNEHNMNRQPFNSENPDGPLELCTCKTCAAPVMLDDKQHRIRVIVPNLMGYQPTAMPATYHAFYDPATGEPKPDDGRPVHAGLRPDFAWPAGA, from the coding sequence ATGGCTCACAAGTATGTCGGCGGCTGCGAACATGTGCGCACCTGGTCGGACGGGGACCCGATCGACAACCACACCTGCCACTGCTCGGTCTGCAAGCGCGTGACCGGCCAGCCCACGACCCACGTGGTGTTCTTCAAGCACGGCGATCTGCACGGCGTGAACGAGCACAACATGAACCGCCAGCCGTTCAACAGCGAGAACCCGGACGGCCCGCTGGAGCTGTGCACCTGCAAGACCTGCGCCGCGCCGGTGATGCTGGACGACAAGCAGCACCGGATCCGGGTGATCGTGCCGAACCTGATGGGCTACCAGCCAACCGCGATGCCGGCGACCTATCACGCCTTCTACGACCCGGCGACGGGCGAACCCAAGCCCGATGACGGGCGCCCCGTCCACGCGGGGCTCAGGCCCGATTTCGCGTGGCCGGCCGGGGCCTGA
- a CDS encoding phosphoribosylanthranilate isomerase yields MTGGIRVKICGLTDAGAVAAAARLGAAYLGFVFFPKSPRNLDLETAAALAADVPPGLAKVALTVDADDTALEALVDRVPVDILQLHGREPPERVAAIRARFGLPVMKAVGVAGEADLPALAEHARVADQLLVDAKPPKGAALPGGNGLAFDWRLIANRRWPVPWMLAGGLTPGNVAEAIRLTGARQVDVSSGMETAPGIKDAAKIARFIAATRLEEVE; encoded by the coding sequence ATGACCGGGGGCATCCGGGTCAAGATCTGCGGGCTGACCGATGCGGGCGCGGTGGCTGCGGCCGCGCGCCTGGGAGCGGCCTATCTCGGCTTCGTGTTTTTCCCGAAATCGCCGCGCAACCTTGATCTGGAGACCGCTGCGGCGCTGGCGGCCGACGTGCCGCCCGGGCTTGCCAAGGTGGCGCTGACCGTCGATGCGGACGACACGGCGCTGGAGGCGCTGGTCGATCGCGTGCCGGTCGACATCCTCCAGCTTCACGGGCGCGAACCCCCCGAACGGGTGGCCGCCATCCGCGCGCGCTTCGGCCTGCCGGTGATGAAGGCCGTGGGCGTCGCCGGCGAGGCGGACCTTCCGGCCCTGGCCGAGCATGCGCGCGTCGCAGACCAGTTGCTGGTGGACGCAAAGCCGCCGAAAGGCGCCGCGCTTCCGGGGGGCAACGGGCTCGCCTTCGACTGGCGTCTCATCGCGAACCGGCGCTGGCCCGTGCCCTGGATGCTGGCGGGCGGGCTGACGCCCGGCAACGTTGCCGAGGCCATTCGCCTGACCGGGGCGCGGCAGGTCGACGTGTCCTCTGGCATGGAAACGGCGCCCGGCATCAAGGATGCGGCGAAGATCGCGCGGTTCATCGCCGCGACGCGGCTGGAGGAGGTCGAATGA
- the trpB gene encoding tryptophan synthase subunit beta, which yields MAEDLINSFMTGPDDKGRFGDFGGRFVSETLMPLILELEAQYEHAKTDQSFWDEMDFLWKHYVGRPSPLYFAERLTERLGGAKVYMKRDELNHTGAHKINNVLGQIILARRMGKTRIIAETGAGQHGVATATVCAKFGLKCVVYMGATDVERQKPNVFRMRLLGAEVVPVTSGRGTLKDAMNDALRDWVTNVRDTFYCIGTVAGPHPYPAMVRDFQAIIGKEAKEQMLDAEGRLPDTIIAAIGGGSNAMGLFYPFLDDKDVRIIGVEAGGHGVDEKVEHCASLTGGRPGVLHGNRTYLLQDDDGQILEGHSISAGLDYPGIGPEHSWLHDIGRAEYVSITDTEALEAFQLSCETEGIIPALEPSHALAHVAKIAPDLPADHVICMNMCGRGDKDIFTVARHLGHDMGGA from the coding sequence ATGGCCGAAGACCTGATCAATTCCTTCATGACGGGACCCGACGACAAGGGCCGCTTCGGCGATTTCGGCGGGCGCTTCGTGTCGGAAACGCTGATGCCGCTGATCCTCGAACTCGAGGCGCAGTATGAACACGCCAAGACCGACCAGAGTTTCTGGGACGAGATGGACTTCCTGTGGAAGCACTATGTCGGTCGGCCCTCGCCGCTCTATTTCGCCGAACGCCTGACTGAACGGCTGGGCGGGGCCAAGGTCTACATGAAGCGCGACGAGTTGAACCACACCGGCGCGCACAAGATCAACAACGTGCTGGGCCAGATCATCCTGGCCCGCCGCATGGGCAAGACGCGGATCATCGCCGAGACGGGCGCGGGCCAGCACGGCGTGGCCACCGCCACCGTCTGCGCCAAGTTCGGGCTGAAATGTGTGGTCTACATGGGCGCGACGGATGTCGAGCGGCAGAAGCCGAACGTGTTCCGCATGCGCCTTCTGGGCGCCGAGGTGGTGCCGGTGACCTCAGGCCGCGGCACGCTCAAGGACGCGATGAACGACGCGCTGCGCGACTGGGTGACGAACGTGCGCGACACGTTCTACTGCATCGGCACGGTGGCGGGCCCGCATCCCTACCCGGCGATGGTGCGCGATTTCCAGGCGATCATCGGCAAGGAAGCCAAGGAACAGATGCTCGATGCCGAGGGCCGGCTGCCCGACACGATCATCGCCGCGATCGGCGGCGGGTCGAACGCGATGGGCCTGTTCTACCCGTTCCTCGACGATAAGGACGTGCGGATCATCGGGGTCGAGGCTGGCGGCCACGGCGTCGACGAGAAGGTGGAACATTGCGCCAGCCTGACCGGCGGGCGGCCCGGCGTGCTGCACGGCAACCGCACCTACCTGTTGCAGGACGACGACGGCCAGATCCTCGAAGGGCACTCGATCTCGGCCGGACTCGACTATCCGGGCATCGGTCCGGAGCATTCCTGGCTGCACGACATCGGCCGCGCGGAATACGTCTCGATCACCGACACCGAGGCGCTGGAGGCGTTCCAGCTTTCTTGCGAGACCGAGGGCATCATCCCCGCCTTGGAGCCCAGCCACGCGCTCGCCCATGTCGCCAAGATCGCGCCCGACCTGCCCGCCGATCACGTCATCTGCATGAACATGTGCGGCCGGGGCGACAAGGACATCTTCACCGTGGCCCGGCATCTCGGCCACGACATGGGCGGGGCCTGA
- the ihfB gene encoding integration host factor subunit beta has translation MIRSELIQKIAEENPHLYQRDVERIVNTIFEEVIAAMARGDRVELRGFGAFSVKKRDARTGRNPRTGESVQVEEKYVPFFKTGKLLRDRLNGK, from the coding sequence ATGATCCGATCGGAATTGATCCAGAAGATTGCCGAAGAGAATCCCCATCTCTACCAGCGCGATGTCGAGCGGATCGTGAACACCATCTTCGAAGAGGTCATTGCGGCCATGGCGCGGGGCGACCGGGTGGAACTGCGCGGCTTCGGCGCGTTCTCCGTCAAGAAGCGGGACGCCCGCACCGGCCGCAACCCCCGCACCGGCGAGTCGGTCCAGGTCGAGGAGAAATACGTGCCCTTCTTCAAGACCGGCAAGCTGCTGCGGGACCGACTGAACGGAAAATAA
- the rpsA gene encoding 30S ribosomal protein S1: protein MAQNASMEEFEALLNESFEIDTPAEGSVVRGKVIAVEAGQAIVDVGYKMEGRVDLKEFANPGEAPEIAVGDEVEVYLDRVENARGEAVISRDKARREEAWDRLEKAYADDARVEGAIFGRVKGGFTVDLGGAVAFLPGSQVDVRPVRDAGPLMGLKQPFQILKMDRRRGNIVVSRRAILEESRAEQRAEIISKLSEGDVVDGVVKNITEYGAFVDLGGVDGLLHVTDMAWRRVSHPSEIVSIGETIKVQVIKINKETHRISLGMKQLQEDPWDTVQAKFPIGTVHKGRVTNITDYGAFVELEPGVEGLVHVSEMSWTKKNVHPGKIVSTSQEVEVMVLEIDTAKRRVSLGLKQTMRNPWEVFAETHPVGTEVEGEVKNITEFGLFIGLEHDIDGMVHLSDLSWDQRGEEAIQNYRKGDVVKAVVTEVDVDKERISLSVKALEGDPFQEAVGGVKRGSVITVAVTAIEDGGIEVEYEGMKSFIRRSDLSRDRSEQRPERFQVGDKVDVRVTNIDPKSRRLGLSIKAREIAEEKEAVEQYGSSDSGASLGDILGAALKGEDK, encoded by the coding sequence ATGGCTCAGAACGCATCCATGGAGGAATTCGAAGCCCTCCTGAACGAAAGCTTCGAAATCGACACGCCTGCCGAGGGCAGCGTCGTCAGGGGCAAGGTCATCGCCGTCGAGGCGGGCCAGGCCATCGTCGATGTCGGCTACAAGATGGAAGGCCGCGTCGATCTGAAAGAATTCGCCAACCCGGGCGAGGCCCCGGAAATCGCCGTCGGCGACGAGGTCGAGGTTTATCTCGACCGGGTCGAGAACGCCCGCGGCGAGGCCGTCATCAGCCGCGACAAGGCCCGCCGCGAAGAGGCGTGGGACCGTCTGGAAAAGGCCTATGCCGACGACGCACGCGTCGAGGGCGCGATCTTCGGCCGGGTCAAGGGCGGCTTCACCGTCGATCTGGGCGGCGCCGTGGCGTTCCTGCCGGGCTCCCAGGTGGACGTGCGCCCGGTGCGTGACGCTGGTCCGCTGATGGGGCTGAAACAGCCCTTCCAGATCCTCAAGATGGACCGCCGCCGCGGCAACATCGTGGTCTCGCGCCGCGCCATCCTGGAAGAGTCCCGCGCCGAGCAGCGCGCCGAGATCATCTCCAAGCTCTCCGAGGGCGACGTGGTCGACGGCGTGGTCAAGAACATCACCGAATACGGCGCCTTCGTCGATCTCGGCGGTGTCGACGGCCTGCTGCACGTCACCGACATGGCCTGGCGCCGGGTCAGTCACCCGTCGGAAATCGTGTCGATCGGCGAGACCATCAAGGTGCAGGTCATCAAGATCAACAAGGAAACCCACCGCATCAGCCTGGGCATGAAGCAGCTTCAGGAAGATCCGTGGGATACGGTGCAGGCCAAGTTCCCGATCGGCACGGTGCACAAGGGCCGCGTGACCAACATAACCGACTACGGCGCCTTCGTCGAACTGGAGCCCGGTGTCGAAGGTCTGGTCCACGTCTCGGAAATGTCCTGGACCAAGAAGAACGTCCATCCCGGAAAGATCGTCTCGACCTCTCAGGAAGTCGAAGTCATGGTGCTGGAGATCGACACCGCCAAGCGCCGTGTGTCGCTGGGCCTCAAGCAGACCATGCGCAACCCGTGGGAAGTCTTCGCGGAAACGCATCCCGTGGGCACCGAGGTCGAGGGCGAAGTCAAGAACATCACCGAGTTCGGTCTGTTCATCGGCCTGGAACACGACATCGACGGCATGGTGCACCTTTCCGATCTCAGCTGGGACCAGCGCGGCGAGGAGGCGATCCAGAACTACCGCAAGGGCGACGTCGTCAAGGCCGTGGTCACCGAGGTGGATGTCGACAAGGAGCGTATCTCGCTTTCGGTCAAGGCGCTGGAGGGCGACCCCTTCCAGGAGGCCGTGGGCGGCGTCAAGCGCGGCTCGGTCATCACCGTGGCCGTCACCGCGATCGAGGATGGCGGGATCGAGGTGGAATACGAGGGCATGAAGTCCTTCATCCGCCGGTCCGACCTGTCGCGTGACCGGTCCGAACAGCGGCCCGAACGCTTCCAGGTGGGCGATAAGGTGGACGTGCGCGTCACCAATATCGACCCCAAGTCGCGCCGTCTCGGCCTGTCGATCAAGGCCCGCGAGATTGCCGAGGAGAAAGAGGCGGTCGAACAGTATGGCAGCTCGGACTCGGGCGCCTCGCTGGGCGACATCCTCGGTGCCGCGCTCAAGGGCGAGGACAAGTAG
- the cmk gene encoding (d)CMP kinase, translating to MSFTVAIDGPAASGKGTISRAVAAHFGFAHLDTGLLYRAVGGRMLDGLDPVEAAERLDPADLERGDLRRPEVAQAASRVAAIPEVRAALVDFQRAFAARAGGAVLDGRDIGTVICPEAPAKLFVTASDTIRAERRYRELAAKGVETTFDAVLAEMRERDARDSDRAAAPLKPAEDAVILDTSQMSIDEAVAEAVAAIEARRS from the coding sequence ATGAGCTTCACGGTCGCTATCGACGGGCCCGCCGCCTCGGGCAAGGGCACGATCAGCCGGGCCGTCGCGGCCCATTTCGGCTTCGCCCATCTCGATACCGGTCTGCTCTACCGCGCGGTGGGGGGGCGGATGCTGGACGGGCTCGACCCGGTCGAGGCGGCAGAACGCCTCGACCCCGCCGATCTGGAACGCGGAGACCTGCGCCGCCCCGAGGTGGCCCAGGCCGCCAGCCGGGTCGCCGCCATTCCCGAGGTGCGGGCAGCGCTCGTGGACTTCCAGCGCGCCTTCGCGGCGCGCGCGGGCGGGGCGGTTCTGGACGGGCGCGACATCGGCACGGTGATCTGCCCGGAGGCGCCCGCCAAGCTGTTCGTGACCGCCTCCGACACCATTCGCGCGGAACGCCGCTACCGGGAACTGGCGGCGAAGGGCGTGGAGACGACCTTCGACGCTGTGCTGGCCGAAATGCGCGAGCGCGACGCGCGTGACAGCGACCGTGCGGCCGCGCCCCTCAAGCCGGCGGAGGATGCGGTGATCCTCGACACCTCGCAGATGTCGATCGACGAGGCCGTGGCCGAGGCGGTCGCCGCCATCGAGGCGCGGCGGTCCTGA